In Salinisphaera sp. LB1, one genomic interval encodes:
- a CDS encoding S-(hydroxymethyl)glutathione dehydrogenase/class III alcohol dehydrogenase produces the protein MKSRAAIAWEAGKPLSVEEIDVADPKAGEVRVRIVATGVCHTDAYTLSGKDPEGFFPRILGHEGGGIVEDVGAGVTSVAPGDHVIPLYTAECGECKFCKSGKTNLCGAVRETQGQGVMPDGTTRFSQNGQDLYHYMGTSTFSEYTVVPEVSLAKISPEAPLDKVCLLGCGITTGIGAVYNTAKVEPGATVAVFGLGAIGLSVIQGAKMIGAERIIAIDLNPSKFEFAGQLGATDFVNPKDYDDPIQQVIIDMTDGGVDYSFECIGNTDVMRAALECCHKGWGESTIIGVAGAGETIETRPFQLVTGRVWRGSAFGGVKGRTELPDYVGRYMSGDINIDDFVTHNLKFEQINEAFDLLHEGKAIRSVLHF, from the coding sequence ATGAAATCACGCGCAGCGATCGCCTGGGAAGCCGGCAAGCCATTGTCGGTGGAAGAAATCGACGTGGCCGACCCGAAGGCCGGCGAAGTGCGGGTGCGCATCGTGGCCACCGGCGTTTGTCATACCGATGCCTATACCCTGTCGGGCAAGGATCCGGAAGGCTTTTTCCCGCGCATTCTGGGCCATGAAGGCGGCGGTATCGTCGAGGACGTCGGCGCTGGCGTGACCTCGGTGGCGCCGGGCGATCATGTGATCCCGCTGTATACGGCCGAATGCGGCGAGTGCAAGTTCTGCAAGTCGGGCAAGACCAACCTCTGTGGTGCGGTGCGCGAGACCCAGGGCCAGGGCGTGATGCCCGACGGCACCACCCGTTTTTCCCAGAACGGCCAGGATCTGTACCACTACATGGGTACGTCCACGTTCTCGGAATACACCGTCGTGCCCGAGGTGTCGCTGGCCAAGATCAGCCCCGAAGCCCCGCTGGACAAGGTCTGCCTGCTCGGCTGCGGCATCACCACCGGTATTGGCGCGGTCTACAACACGGCCAAGGTGGAGCCGGGCGCCACAGTGGCCGTGTTCGGCCTGGGTGCGATCGGGCTGTCGGTGATCCAGGGCGCCAAGATGATCGGTGCCGAGCGCATCATCGCCATCGACCTGAACCCGAGCAAGTTCGAGTTTGCCGGCCAGCTCGGCGCCACCGATTTCGTCAATCCGAAGGATTATGACGATCCGATCCAGCAGGTCATCATCGACATGACCGACGGTGGCGTGGACTACTCCTTCGAGTGCATCGGCAATACCGACGTCATGCGCGCCGCGCTCGAGTGCTGCCACAAGGGCTGGGGCGAATCGACCATCATTGGCGTGGCCGGTGCCGGCGAAACCATCGAGACGCGGCCGTTCCAGCTGGTGACCGGGCGCGTCTGGCGCGGTTCCGCCTTCGGCGGCGTGAAGGGCCGCACCGAGCTGCCGGATTATGTCGGCCGTTACATGTCGGGCGATATCAACATCGACGATTTCGTCACCCACAATCTCAAGTTCGAGCAGATCAACGAAGCCTTCGACCTGTTGCACGAAGGCAAGGCCATTCGTTCGGTGCTGCATTTCTGA
- a CDS encoding alpha/beta hydrolase, whose product MLDCVEIQPPAAATASVIWLHGLGADGNDFVPIIPELGLGEQHAIRFVFPNAPQRPVTVNGGMRMPAWYDIKGVDIADKQDREGIEASAVEIEALISREIEAGIPAHRIVLAGFSQGGAVALHTGLRHGAPLAGIMALSTYLPLHDALAAEASNANRGVAIFMAHGSEDPVVPITLGRNSRDRLAEAGYAVDWHEYPMAHQVCLPEIATIGRWLRERLA is encoded by the coding sequence ATGCTCGACTGCGTTGAAATCCAGCCACCGGCCGCGGCAACCGCCAGTGTCATCTGGTTGCACGGCCTCGGCGCCGACGGCAATGACTTCGTGCCCATCATCCCCGAACTGGGGCTTGGTGAGCAGCACGCGATTCGTTTCGTGTTCCCCAACGCGCCACAAAGACCGGTCACCGTGAACGGCGGCATGCGCATGCCGGCGTGGTACGACATCAAGGGCGTGGATATTGCCGACAAGCAGGATCGCGAAGGCATCGAGGCCAGCGCGGTCGAAATCGAAGCCCTGATCTCGCGCGAGATCGAGGCCGGCATCCCCGCTCACCGGATCGTGCTTGCGGGCTTTTCCCAGGGCGGAGCGGTTGCGCTGCATACCGGGCTGCGCCACGGCGCGCCGCTGGCCGGTATTATGGCGCTTTCAACTTATCTGCCGCTGCATGACGCCCTGGCCGCCGAAGCCAGCAACGCCAATCGGGGCGTCGCCATCTTCATGGCCCATGGCAGCGAAGATCCCGTCGTGCCCATCACGCTGGGGCGTAACAGCCGGGATCGGCTCGCCGAAGCCGGCTATGCGGTGGACTGGCACGAATATCCGATGGCACACCAGGTCTGCCTGCCCGAAATCGCAACCATTGGCCGCTGGCTGCGCGAACGCCTGGCATAA
- a CDS encoding DedA family protein: MIHTLWHLIAQYGYFAVAAGCFFEGEASILLGMLAANNGVLTGHGVWLAATIGTLLGDNIWFHIGHKMGRPALAKRPKWHARATQIEALLERYGAVVMIGFRFLWAMRSLTPFVLGSLGVSPWRFLFYDFIGTLIWSTTVTVIAHYLADAIGQAVSHIQNVEQALLALVLVLAGIAWLIYYLRRRSRENRN, encoded by the coding sequence ATGATCCATACGCTGTGGCACCTGATCGCGCAATACGGCTATTTCGCGGTCGCGGCCGGCTGCTTTTTCGAGGGCGAGGCCTCGATTCTATTGGGCATGCTGGCAGCGAACAACGGTGTACTGACCGGTCACGGCGTCTGGCTTGCCGCGACAATCGGCACCCTTCTGGGCGACAACATCTGGTTTCACATCGGCCACAAAATGGGTCGGCCGGCGCTGGCCAAGCGCCCAAAATGGCATGCGCGCGCGACCCAGATCGAGGCCCTGCTGGAGCGCTACGGCGCGGTCGTCATGATCGGCTTTCGCTTTCTTTGGGCGATGCGTTCACTCACGCCGTTTGTGCTGGGCTCTCTGGGCGTCTCACCGTGGCGTTTCCTGTTCTACGATTTCATCGGCACGCTGATCTGGTCGACCACGGTCACCGTGATCGCGCATTACCTGGCCGACGCCATCGGCCAGGCAGTCAGCCATATCCAGAATGTCGAGCAGGCGCTGCTCGCGCTGGTGCTCGTGCTGGCCGGCATTGCCTGGCTGATCTACTACCTGCGGCGCCGGTCGCGCGAAAACCGGAACTGA
- the fghA gene encoding S-formylglutathione hydrolase encodes MDVKQIDEHKSFGGWQRRYTHASSVCGCDMTFALYLPPAAEHGRVPLVYWLSGLTCTDENFVNKAGAQAVAAELGIAIVAPDTSPRGEDVADDAAYDLGQGAGFYVNARQAPWSRHYRMYDYVVTELPDLLADRFGEQIDLSREAIAGHSMGGHGALVIGLRNPDRFAAISAFSAICNPVEVPWGEKAFSTYLGDDRKAWAEYDASLLLTHADHAAALPPVLLEQGLADGFLDEQLKPEALEAAATKAGASVEVRRRDGYDHSYFFIATFIGEHLRFLARHMGV; translated from the coding sequence ATGGATGTAAAACAGATCGACGAACACAAATCCTTCGGCGGCTGGCAGCGGCGTTATACCCATGCGTCCAGCGTCTGCGGCTGTGACATGACGTTCGCGCTGTATCTGCCGCCGGCGGCCGAGCACGGGCGCGTGCCGCTGGTCTACTGGTTGTCGGGACTCACCTGCACCGACGAGAATTTCGTCAACAAGGCCGGCGCACAGGCCGTGGCCGCCGAACTCGGCATCGCCATCGTCGCGCCCGATACCAGCCCGCGTGGCGAGGACGTGGCCGACGACGCGGCCTATGATCTTGGCCAGGGCGCCGGCTTTTACGTCAACGCCCGTCAAGCGCCCTGGTCGCGTCATTACCGGATGTACGACTATGTCGTCACCGAGCTGCCCGATCTGCTCGCCGATCGCTTCGGCGAGCAGATCGATCTGTCGCGTGAGGCGATCGCGGGGCATTCCATGGGCGGTCACGGCGCGCTGGTGATCGGGCTGCGCAACCCCGATCGCTTTGCGGCCATATCCGCGTTTTCGGCGATCTGCAATCCGGTCGAGGTGCCCTGGGGCGAGAAAGCCTTTTCGACCTATCTTGGCGATGACCGCAAGGCCTGGGCCGAGTATGATGCCAGCCTGCTTCTGACCCATGCCGATCACGCTGCGGCCCTGCCGCCGGTGTTGCTGGAGCAGGGGCTGGCCGACGGTTTTCTCGATGAACAGCTCAAGCCCGAGGCACTGGAGGCCGCCGCCACGAAAGCCGGCGCCTCGGTCGAGGTCCGGCGGCGGGACGGCTATGATCACAGTTATTTCTTCATCGCCACCTTCATCGGCGAGCACCTGCGGTTTCTTGCACGCCACATGGGCGTCTAG
- the lysA gene encoding diaminopimelate decarboxylase: MDHFEYRDGALYAENVPVADIVQRFGTPTYVYSAATLSRHYRVFDDALAGIDHDICFAVKANGNIGVLGVLADLGSGFDIVSVGELERVITAGGDPARVVFSGVGKRVDEIERALEVGIACFNVESEAELACIDALAQRMGVVAPISLRVNPDVDAQTHPYISTGLKENKFGIAIDRAEALYADAAVRAGLAPIGVDCHIGSQLTTLSPFRDAVGRVLDLIDRLAGRGIELSHIDVGGGLGVCYRDETPPTPAEYASAIADMLGDRPLKLILEPGRVLVANAGILVTRVALLKPGTAEDDKHFAVVDAAMNDLIRPALYAGWHRVVPLQMNTHGGQTRSWDIVGPICETGDFLAQGRELTLAAGDLLAVRTAGAYGFTMASNYNARPRAAEVMVVDDAMHEVRARETLADLMRGERRLPFS, from the coding sequence ATGGATCATTTCGAGTACCGAGACGGCGCGCTTTACGCTGAAAACGTGCCGGTGGCCGATATCGTGCAACGTTTCGGCACACCCACTTATGTCTATAGCGCCGCGACCCTGTCGCGTCATTATCGCGTGTTCGACGACGCGCTCGCGGGCATCGATCACGACATCTGTTTCGCGGTGAAGGCCAACGGCAACATCGGCGTACTGGGCGTGCTGGCGGATCTGGGCAGCGGTTTCGATATTGTGTCGGTCGGTGAATTGGAGCGCGTGATCACCGCCGGCGGCGATCCGGCACGCGTCGTGTTCTCGGGCGTGGGCAAGCGCGTCGACGAGATCGAGCGTGCACTGGAAGTCGGTATCGCCTGTTTCAACGTCGAGTCCGAAGCGGAGTTGGCGTGTATCGATGCCCTGGCTCAGCGCATGGGGGTTGTGGCGCCGATTTCCCTGCGCGTGAACCCGGATGTGGATGCCCAGACGCATCCCTATATCTCCACCGGCTTGAAGGAAAACAAGTTCGGCATCGCCATCGACCGGGCGGAAGCGCTGTATGCCGATGCCGCGGTCCGGGCCGGTCTGGCGCCTATCGGCGTGGATTGTCATATCGGCTCGCAGCTGACCACACTCTCGCCGTTTCGCGACGCGGTCGGTCGCGTCCTCGACCTGATCGATCGCCTGGCCGGGCGCGGTATTGAACTCTCGCATATCGATGTCGGCGGCGGTCTGGGCGTATGCTATCGCGACGAAACGCCGCCGACCCCGGCGGAATACGCCAGCGCCATCGCGGACATGCTGGGCGATCGCCCATTGAAGCTGATTCTGGAGCCGGGCCGCGTGCTGGTGGCCAACGCCGGCATTCTGGTCACGCGGGTGGCACTACTCAAGCCCGGAACGGCCGAGGATGACAAGCATTTCGCCGTGGTCGACGCCGCCATGAACGATCTGATCCGGCCCGCGCTCTATGCCGGCTGGCATCGTGTCGTGCCGTTGCAAATGAATACGCACGGCGGTCAGACACGCAGCTGGGATATCGTCGGCCCGATCTGCGAAACCGGCGATTTCCTGGCCCAGGGGCGTGAACTCACCCTGGCAGCGGGCGATCTGCTGGCGGTGCGTACGGCCGGGGCCTACGGCTTCACCATGGCCTCGAACTACAACGCCCGCCCGCGCGCGGCTGAGGTCATGGTCGTGGACGATGCGATGCACGAAGTCCGCGCCCGCGAAACGCTGGCCGATCTCATGCGCGGCGAGCGACGGCTGCCTTTTTCCTGA
- a CDS encoding lipoprotein, whose product MKPVILALFIAVAAGLLLAGCGQKGALYLPGHNPNPPKPLIKPPTSGQSGQSSGRGADKASTTPAASSQPNTNRAEP is encoded by the coding sequence ATGAAGCCCGTCATCCTGGCCCTGTTCATTGCCGTGGCGGCCGGCCTCTTGCTGGCCGGCTGCGGCCAGAAGGGCGCACTGTATCTGCCGGGCCACAACCCGAACCCGCCCAAGCCGCTGATCAAACCGCCGACATCGGGCCAATCCGGGCAATCTTCCGGCCGCGGGGCCGACAAGGCGTCGACCACACCGGCGGCGTCGAGCCAGCCCAACACAAACCGCGCCGAGCCGTAG
- a CDS encoding translocation/assembly module TamB domain-containing protein, whose translation MSESQDSAEQTRQPEPNRPRRRRSRVWRVLKWALLVLFVLVLALAGLVCWVGGTRSGTEFAWRQAKQFMPADIHIASVKGRLIGPLHIRGVDYDTDAMKVHIGSIDFDMDFSAIWHRTVHIKHLDVHNVEYTVTQATPKQPRQTSQPFSMPKRIHLPVTVIVDRVAVTHVTAVTAPKAKPVKVDRLQLTGARLAKAQWRIKSVTGHGPMFDLDAHAAVTPNSGYNTKLHAKVDLRLPHYAPLSATADITGKLDDLQLAANVAAPYNLKLNGHVTDALSKPTIDAELQAHGVKTQAISKTLPQIAADAEIKAKGPIDDLGLQLSGHVDSADYGKATLDGGLHYTPQAIDIHDLKIGVPATHGQLTANGTVAMASGNNMNLTVNWSNLAWPLSAKPAYKSGQGKVRLTGSLDHYDLNTNLVWQVVGQTQGKLAARGSGSMKAFDLKSLDISGGPGHITGHARTRWSPKLDVRAHLQGRHINPGAIVANIPGDFNLNLDVTATRVGQQIHADLKSLTAHGSLRHQPLDLKAKAQYLGNHVKVDTLHLVAGAATADVNGTFGWTPNAKLDGQWSVHSTDLSTIMPGLAGSLQTDGHVSGRFKAPDITAKLTAHHLDAYGDKVAAADMNAKVDWSGATQSKVDLTVNGIDASGQKIRKVALNLDGTPAKHRLSLKLDSDTARADLALTGSLNKKSDREQFKLRRLTAGYGKLAPWSLASPASGSVSAKAQSIENACLTSGSARLCLSGSHDAKRSKGHVKLSDFNYDYAKHFFPAGLKVTGSVSGQVDAKLPTGGTPQVNANLQTSAGTVSMANAQSKRVKVLNMQPGHIKAKMANNGMHADVDLPLAGSDGIRAQARVASGSGSLIQHPLHGRLHIGLASMAFLAKLSPQVDTFDGHFAGDMQLGGTLAKPTVRGRMGLDASKVVLVTPGLTLTDVSLAAQGRGNTIGITAAAKSGGGTLNANGNISLANRGQTVNLAIKGDHFQIAHIPDVTAYVSPDLKVAVTPARVNVTGSVTIPQAAITPKNLPASGVTAPSSDQVIVTHKAPATQVAARAIHADVNVILGKKVHINGFGLKADLGGNLRVVQQPGNEPTGTGAIQITKGSYQAYGQNLDIQKGKIVFAGGPVSEPGVDIKAARYPTKDVTVGVHVHGSIKNPKLELFSDPSMTQSEQLSWLLLGRPLNATNGQQSSLVARAALALGSSRSNKVLQNIGNKLGLDNVGIGAGAGKSSSEAAFTVGKYLSPKLYIGYGLGLFDQVSTVTMRYTLSSHWTLETSSSSQATGGDIIWRFDH comes from the coding sequence GTGAGTGAGTCGCAAGACAGCGCCGAACAGACGCGGCAACCGGAACCGAACAGGCCGCGCCGCCGGCGTTCGCGTGTCTGGCGTGTCCTCAAATGGGCGCTGCTGGTTCTGTTCGTCCTGGTTCTGGCTCTGGCTGGCCTGGTCTGCTGGGTCGGCGGTACGCGTAGCGGCACCGAGTTTGCCTGGCGCCAGGCCAAACAGTTCATGCCCGCCGATATTCACATCGCCTCGGTCAAGGGCCGGCTGATCGGGCCGCTGCACATCAGGGGCGTCGATTACGATACCGATGCCATGAAAGTGCATATCGGCTCGATCGATTTCGATATGGACTTCTCGGCCATTTGGCATCGAACCGTCCATATCAAGCATCTGGACGTGCATAACGTCGAGTACACCGTCACCCAGGCGACGCCGAAACAACCCAGGCAGACGAGCCAGCCGTTCTCCATGCCGAAGCGGATCCATCTGCCGGTCACGGTGATCGTGGACCGGGTGGCGGTCACCCACGTCACGGCCGTGACCGCGCCCAAGGCCAAACCTGTGAAGGTTGATCGTCTGCAATTAACCGGCGCTCGCCTCGCCAAGGCCCAGTGGCGCATTAAGTCCGTGACCGGGCACGGCCCGATGTTCGACCTGGACGCGCATGCCGCGGTCACGCCGAACAGCGGCTACAACACCAAGTTGCACGCCAAGGTGGATCTGCGTCTGCCCCACTATGCGCCGCTGTCGGCGACCGCCGACATTACCGGCAAACTCGATGACCTGCAGCTGGCCGCCAACGTCGCCGCGCCTTATAACCTCAAGCTCAACGGCCACGTCACCGACGCCCTGTCCAAACCGACAATCGACGCCGAGCTCCAGGCTCATGGCGTGAAGACCCAGGCGATCAGCAAGACACTGCCGCAGATCGCCGCGGATGCCGAGATCAAGGCCAAGGGCCCGATCGACGACCTCGGGTTGCAGCTGTCGGGTCACGTCGACAGCGCCGACTACGGCAAGGCAACGCTGGACGGCGGTCTGCACTACACACCCCAGGCCATCGACATCCATGATCTGAAGATCGGCGTGCCGGCGACCCACGGCCAGCTTACGGCCAACGGGACGGTCGCCATGGCCAGCGGCAACAACATGAATCTGACCGTGAACTGGTCGAATCTGGCCTGGCCGTTGTCGGCCAAGCCAGCGTACAAGTCCGGCCAAGGGAAGGTTCGGCTGACCGGCAGTCTCGACCACTACGATCTGAATACCAACCTGGTGTGGCAGGTGGTCGGCCAGACCCAGGGCAAGCTCGCCGCCCGCGGGTCCGGCAGCATGAAAGCGTTCGATTTGAAATCGCTGGATATTTCCGGCGGGCCCGGCCATATCACCGGCCACGCCCGGACGCGGTGGTCGCCCAAGCTCGATGTGAGGGCTCACTTGCAAGGCCGCCATATCAATCCGGGCGCGATCGTGGCCAACATCCCGGGCGACTTCAATCTCAATCTCGACGTTACCGCCACCCGGGTCGGCCAGCAGATCCATGCCGATCTGAAATCGCTGACCGCCCATGGCAGCCTGCGGCACCAGCCGCTGGACCTGAAGGCAAAGGCGCAATACCTGGGAAACCACGTCAAGGTCGATACCCTGCACCTGGTCGCCGGCGCCGCCACGGCCGACGTCAACGGCACCTTCGGCTGGACGCCCAACGCCAAGCTCGACGGGCAATGGTCGGTTCATTCGACCGATCTGTCGACGATCATGCCGGGGCTGGCCGGCAGCCTGCAGACCGACGGGCATGTGTCCGGCCGCTTCAAGGCGCCGGACATCACCGCCAAGCTCACCGCGCACCATCTCGATGCCTACGGCGACAAGGTGGCGGCCGCCGACATGAACGCCAAGGTGGATTGGTCGGGAGCGACGCAGTCAAAGGTCGATCTGACCGTAAACGGGATCGACGCCTCCGGCCAGAAGATCCGCAAGGTCGCGCTGAATCTCGATGGCACGCCGGCCAAGCATCGTTTGTCGTTGAAGCTGGACAGCGACACGGCCAGGGCCGATCTGGCACTGACGGGCTCACTGAACAAAAAGAGCGACCGCGAGCAGTTCAAGCTGCGCCGCCTGACCGCCGGTTACGGCAAGCTTGCGCCCTGGTCGCTGGCCTCGCCGGCCTCCGGGTCTGTTTCGGCCAAGGCTCAGTCGATCGAAAACGCCTGCCTGACCTCGGGCAGTGCCCGCCTGTGCCTGTCCGGCAGTCACGACGCCAAGCGCAGCAAGGGCCACGTCAAACTCTCCGATTTCAACTACGACTATGCCAAGCACTTCTTCCCGGCTGGTCTGAAGGTCACCGGGTCGGTCTCGGGGCAGGTCGACGCCAAGCTGCCCACGGGCGGCACGCCCCAGGTCAACGCCAATCTACAGACCTCGGCCGGGACGGTCAGCATGGCCAACGCCCAGAGCAAGAGGGTGAAGGTTCTGAATATGCAGCCCGGCCATATCAAGGCGAAGATGGCCAACAATGGGATGCACGCCGACGTCGACCTGCCGCTGGCCGGCAGTGACGGTATTCGTGCGCAGGCCCGTGTCGCCTCCGGATCCGGCAGCCTGATACAGCATCCGTTGCACGGCCGACTGCATATCGGCCTCGCATCGATGGCATTCCTCGCCAAGCTTTCGCCCCAGGTGGATACCTTCGACGGCCATTTCGCCGGCGACATGCAGCTTGGTGGGACGCTCGCCAAACCGACCGTTCGCGGCCGTATGGGGCTGGATGCATCCAAGGTCGTTCTCGTCACGCCCGGGTTGACGCTGACCGACGTGAGTTTGGCGGCACAGGGCCGGGGAAACACCATCGGCATCACCGCGGCCGCCAAGTCCGGTGGCGGCACGCTTAACGCCAATGGCAATATTTCGCTGGCCAATCGCGGTCAGACCGTCAATCTGGCGATCAAGGGCGATCATTTCCAGATTGCCCACATCCCGGATGTGACGGCCTATGTCAGCCCGGATCTCAAGGTCGCCGTCACCCCCGCGCGCGTGAACGTCACCGGCAGTGTGACCATTCCCCAGGCCGCGATCACGCCGAAGAATTTGCCGGCTTCGGGCGTGACCGCGCCGTCATCGGACCAGGTGATCGTGACCCACAAGGCCCCGGCCACCCAGGTCGCGGCACGCGCCATTCATGCCGACGTGAACGTCATACTTGGCAAGAAAGTACATATCAATGGCTTCGGCCTGAAGGCCGATCTGGGGGGCAACCTACGCGTGGTCCAACAGCCCGGAAACGAGCCGACCGGCACCGGGGCGATCCAGATCACCAAGGGGTCCTACCAGGCCTACGGCCAGAATCTGGATATCCAGAAGGGCAAGATCGTGTTCGCCGGCGGCCCGGTCAGCGAGCCCGGCGTCGATATCAAGGCCGCGCGCTATCCGACCAAGGATGTGACGGTGGGCGTGCACGTGCATGGCAGCATCAAGAACCCGAAGCTCGAACTCTTCTCCGATCCATCGATGACCCAGTCGGAACAGTTGTCCTGGCTGTTGCTCGGCCGGCCACTGAACGCCACCAATGGGCAGCAGTCGAGTCTGGTCGCCCGAGCCGCGCTGGCGCTGGGATCCTCTCGCAGCAACAAGGTATTGCAGAACATCGGCAACAAGCTGGGGCTGGACAATGTCGGTATCGGCGCCGGCGCCGGCAAGAGCAGTAGCGAAGCGGCGTTTACGGTCGGCAAATACCTGTCGCCGAAGTTGTATATCGGTTACGGCCTCGGCCTGTTCGACCAGGTCTCCACCGTCACCATGCGTTATACCCTGTCGTCGCACTGGACACTCGAGACCTCATCGAGCAGCCAGGCTACCGGTGGCGATATCATCTGGAGATTCGATCACTAA